One genomic segment of Euwallacea fornicatus isolate EFF26 chromosome 18, ASM4011564v1, whole genome shotgun sequence includes these proteins:
- the LOC136344817 gene encoding bleomycin hydrolase isoform X2: MSSKSGVLTKEVFDKFKKAFLAEEKNLLAQNVCTKQDPFELALSRKVVENTLHIFNTKIEAEAKPMTNQKSSGRCWLFAALNVIRLPVIKHFNLEDFEFSQSYLFYWDKIERCNFFLNNVVETARRNEPVDGRLVSFLLYDPTCDGGQWDMIVNLINKHGLMPKKNFPESFSCEASARMNQALKSKLREYAKAIRDLIQKGGSDGDVQSLIEEQMTNIYRIVGICLGIPNESFTWNYYDKNKAFHNVGPLTPKEFYDEHIRPLFNVDDKVCLVTDPRSTNDYGKAYTVDCLGNMVGGRRCIYNNQPVELLLDLTAKSIKEGEAVWFGCEVSKRMAPKLGIQDLNVHNFPLLFGVDIQTTMSKGDRLLFGESAMTHAMVFTAVHIDEAGKVEKLRVENSWGEERGEKGYLLMTADWFKEFTFEVVVDKKYVSQEVLDVFNQEPIVLPAWDPMGTLAC, encoded by the exons atgtcttcaaaatCAG GTGTCTTGACCAAAGAAGTGttcgataaatttaaaaaagcctTCCTTGCCGAAGAAAAAAACCTGTTGGCCCAAAATGTGTGCACCAAGCAGGACCCATTTGAATTAGCTCTCAGCCGCAAAGTTGTTGAGAATACCCTGCATATATTTAACACTAAG attgaAGCAGAAGCTAAACCGATGACTAATCAGAAAAGTTCAGGTCGTTGCTGGTTATTTGCGGCCCTGAATGTCATCCGTTTACCCGTTATTAAGCACTTCAATTTGGAGGATTTCGAGTTTTCTCAAAGTTACCTCTTCTACTGGGACAAAATCGAGCGGTGCAACTTCTTCCTGAATAACGTTGTGGAGACTGCTAGAAGAAATGAGCCTGTGGATGGCAGGCTTGTATCATTTCTTTTATAC GATCCTACTTGTGACGGAGGGCAATGGGACATGATAGTAAACTTAATCAATAAACACGGTCTAATGCCAAAGAAGAATTTTCCAGAGTCTTTTAGTTGCGAAGCGAGCGCTAGAATGAATCAAGCTTTAAAGAGTAAG CTGCGAGAATACGCAAAAGCCATTCGAGACTTAATTCAAAAAGGAGGCAGCGATGGAGACGTGCAAAGTCTCATCGAAGAGCAGATGACCAACATTTATAGGATTGTCGGAATTTGCTTGG GCATTCCCAACGAATCCTTCACTTGGAACTATTACGACAAAAACAAGGCATTCCATAACGTAGGCCCTTTGACTCCCAAGGAATTTTACGACGAGCACATTAGACCCCTGTTTAATGTTGACGATAAG GTTTGCCTGGTCACCGATCCTAGATCTACTAACGACTACGGTAAAGCCTATACCGTGGACTGTTTGGGTAATATGGTGGGAGGCAGAAGATGCATCTACAACAATCAGCCGGTAGAGCTGCTGCTGGATTTAACCGCAAAAAGTATAAAAGAAGGGGAAGCTGTGTGGTTCGGTTGCGAAGTGAGCAAACGCATGGCCCCGAAACTTGGAATTCAAGACTTGAACgt TCACAATTTTCCACTACTGTTCGGAGTGGACATTCAAACCACCATGAGTAAAGGAGATCGTTTGCTCTTTGGGGAAAGTGCCATGACCCATGCTATGGTCTTTACTGCTGTGCATATAGAC gaaGCAGGTAAAGTGGAAAAGCTTCGCGTGGAAAATTCCTGGGGCGAAGAAAGAGGAGAAAAAGGTTACTTATTGATGACCGCTGACTGGTTTAAAGAGTTTACTTTTGAGGTGGTGGTGGACAAGAAGTACGTGTCTCAGGAAGTGTTGGACGTGTTCAATCAAGAACCCATAGTTTTGCCTGCTTGGGATCCCATGGGCACGTTGGCGTGTTAG
- the LOC136344817 gene encoding bleomycin hydrolase isoform X1 has protein sequence MSKASSFIKGVLTKEVFDKFKKAFLAEEKNLLAQNVCTKQDPFELALSRKVVENTLHIFNTKIEAEAKPMTNQKSSGRCWLFAALNVIRLPVIKHFNLEDFEFSQSYLFYWDKIERCNFFLNNVVETARRNEPVDGRLVSFLLYDPTCDGGQWDMIVNLINKHGLMPKKNFPESFSCEASARMNQALKSKLREYAKAIRDLIQKGGSDGDVQSLIEEQMTNIYRIVGICLGIPNESFTWNYYDKNKAFHNVGPLTPKEFYDEHIRPLFNVDDKVCLVTDPRSTNDYGKAYTVDCLGNMVGGRRCIYNNQPVELLLDLTAKSIKEGEAVWFGCEVSKRMAPKLGIQDLNVHNFPLLFGVDIQTTMSKGDRLLFGESAMTHAMVFTAVHIDEAGKVEKLRVENSWGEERGEKGYLLMTADWFKEFTFEVVVDKKYVSQEVLDVFNQEPIVLPAWDPMGTLAC, from the exons ATGTCTAAAGCGAGTTCTTTCATTAAAGGTGTCTTGACCAAAGAAGTGttcgataaatttaaaaaagcctTCCTTGCCGAAGAAAAAAACCTGTTGGCCCAAAATGTGTGCACCAAGCAGGACCCATTTGAATTAGCTCTCAGCCGCAAAGTTGTTGAGAATACCCTGCATATATTTAACACTAAG attgaAGCAGAAGCTAAACCGATGACTAATCAGAAAAGTTCAGGTCGTTGCTGGTTATTTGCGGCCCTGAATGTCATCCGTTTACCCGTTATTAAGCACTTCAATTTGGAGGATTTCGAGTTTTCTCAAAGTTACCTCTTCTACTGGGACAAAATCGAGCGGTGCAACTTCTTCCTGAATAACGTTGTGGAGACTGCTAGAAGAAATGAGCCTGTGGATGGCAGGCTTGTATCATTTCTTTTATAC GATCCTACTTGTGACGGAGGGCAATGGGACATGATAGTAAACTTAATCAATAAACACGGTCTAATGCCAAAGAAGAATTTTCCAGAGTCTTTTAGTTGCGAAGCGAGCGCTAGAATGAATCAAGCTTTAAAGAGTAAG CTGCGAGAATACGCAAAAGCCATTCGAGACTTAATTCAAAAAGGAGGCAGCGATGGAGACGTGCAAAGTCTCATCGAAGAGCAGATGACCAACATTTATAGGATTGTCGGAATTTGCTTGG GCATTCCCAACGAATCCTTCACTTGGAACTATTACGACAAAAACAAGGCATTCCATAACGTAGGCCCTTTGACTCCCAAGGAATTTTACGACGAGCACATTAGACCCCTGTTTAATGTTGACGATAAG GTTTGCCTGGTCACCGATCCTAGATCTACTAACGACTACGGTAAAGCCTATACCGTGGACTGTTTGGGTAATATGGTGGGAGGCAGAAGATGCATCTACAACAATCAGCCGGTAGAGCTGCTGCTGGATTTAACCGCAAAAAGTATAAAAGAAGGGGAAGCTGTGTGGTTCGGTTGCGAAGTGAGCAAACGCATGGCCCCGAAACTTGGAATTCAAGACTTGAACgt TCACAATTTTCCACTACTGTTCGGAGTGGACATTCAAACCACCATGAGTAAAGGAGATCGTTTGCTCTTTGGGGAAAGTGCCATGACCCATGCTATGGTCTTTACTGCTGTGCATATAGAC gaaGCAGGTAAAGTGGAAAAGCTTCGCGTGGAAAATTCCTGGGGCGAAGAAAGAGGAGAAAAAGGTTACTTATTGATGACCGCTGACTGGTTTAAAGAGTTTACTTTTGAGGTGGTGGTGGACAAGAAGTACGTGTCTCAGGAAGTGTTGGACGTGTTCAATCAAGAACCCATAGTTTTGCCTGCTTGGGATCCCATGGGCACGTTGGCGTGTTAG
- the LOC136344818 gene encoding ras-like protein family member 10B isoform X2, with translation MDLIKIILLGAPTVGKTSIIQQFVLNQFQEDYLPTDRKYTYYPTVITNERWYKVKISDLPVIPYFPVNSFYEWANYRYYGLRSATAYILVFDLSNIDTFQYIKTLREQICESRNMQNVPVLVVGNKEDLIVPDDAPTAGSKPAIANTSEEKRRDIVNLVKKHWKCGYIECSAKYNWRVMHLFKELMNMIENVSSRDQSPMLDNIQEALDRNKCVVI, from the exons ATGGatctcattaaaattattctcttGGGAGCACCCACCGTGGGAAAGACCAGCATAATCCAG caatttgttCTAAACCAATTCCAAGAAGACTACTTGCCCACCGACCGAAAGTACACGTACTACCCCACAGTAATCACCAATGAAAGGTGGTACAAAGTGAAAATCTCAGACCTGCCAGTGATACCGTACTTTCCAGTGAACTCATTTTACGAATGGGCCAATTACAG GTATTATGGCCTTCGCAGCGCCACCGCCTACATCCTCGTGTTCGACCTTAGCAATATAGACACCTTCCAATACATCAAAACCTTGAGGGAACAAATTTGCGAGAGCCGTAACATGCAAAATGTGCCAGTTTTGGTTGTCGGCAACAAAGAGGACCTGATTGTACCTGATGATGCACCGACTGCCGGCTCGAAACCTGCAATTGCCAACACAAGCGAAGAGAAGCGCAGGGACATAGTTAACTTGGTAAAGAAGCACTGGAAGTGCGGATACATAGAATGCAGTGCCAAATATAACTGGAGGGTGATGCATTTGTTTAAGGAACTGATGAATATGATTGAGAATGTTTCGAGCAGAGATCAGAGTCCAATGTTGGATAATATTCAAGAAGCGCTGGATAGGAATAAGTGCGTTGTTATTTAG